A window of Microcystis aeruginosa FD4 contains these coding sequences:
- a CDS encoding NAD-dependent epimerase/dehydratase family protein: MKYLITGGCGFLGSNIAAQILKEGEELLVFDNLYRSGSEQNLNWLRTQGQFQFAHGDIRNTNDVNLTIKEFKPDVIFHLAGQVAMTTSIANPRMDFEINALGTLNVLEAVRQHSPDSVIVYSSTNKVYGDLEQWEYQEREKRYFCPDHPQGFDESIPLDFHSPYGCSKGAGDQYMLDYARIFALRTVVFRHSSIYGGRQFSTYDQGWIGWFCQKALEAKANHQAEPFTISGSGKQVRDVLYASDAIACYLAAVEHIDNVKGEVFNIGGGVENSLSLLELFDILEELTGAKLNYQKIPVRQSDQRIFIADISKATTQLQWKPKVSSREGVSKMLNWLSNQ, translated from the coding sequence ATGAAATATTTAATTACTGGTGGCTGTGGATTTCTGGGTAGCAACATTGCTGCACAAATATTGAAAGAAGGAGAAGAATTGCTCGTTTTTGATAATTTGTATCGTTCTGGTTCAGAACAAAATCTTAACTGGTTGCGAACTCAAGGTCAATTTCAATTTGCCCATGGAGATATTCGTAACACCAATGACGTAAATCTTACAATCAAAGAGTTTAAACCTGATGTTATTTTTCATTTAGCGGGACAGGTGGCAATGACTACTTCCATTGCTAATCCCCGTATGGATTTTGAAATTAATGCCTTGGGGACTCTCAATGTCTTAGAAGCTGTGCGTCAGCATTCTCCTGATAGTGTGATAGTCTATTCTTCAACCAACAAAGTTTACGGAGACCTGGAGCAATGGGAATATCAGGAACGAGAAAAGCGTTATTTTTGTCCAGATCATCCTCAAGGGTTTGATGAATCTATTCCTCTTGATTTTCACTCACCTTATGGATGCTCCAAGGGTGCGGGGGATCAATATATGTTAGACTATGCTCGTATTTTCGCTCTAAGAACGGTTGTGTTCCGTCATTCTTCGATTTATGGAGGTCGTCAGTTTTCTACCTACGATCAGGGATGGATTGGTTGGTTTTGTCAAAAAGCCTTAGAAGCCAAAGCTAATCATCAAGCAGAACCATTTACCATTTCAGGTAGTGGTAAGCAGGTACGAGATGTCTTATATGCTAGTGATGCGATCGCTTGTTATCTAGCGGCTGTTGAGCATATCGATAATGTTAAGGGGGAAGTTTTTAATATTGGAGGAGGAGTGGAAAATAGTCTTTCTTTACTGGAACTATTTGATATTCTAGAAGAATTAACAGGAGCAAAATTAAATTATCAGAAGATTCCTGTTAGGCAAAGTGATCAACGAATTTTC